The following proteins come from a genomic window of Pyxidicoccus sp. MSG2:
- a CDS encoding AraC family transcriptional regulator: protein MTAFVAGCFSLDEGPRHPLLSSLPDVIHLRADRRQSAGGLDATLQFIASEAASRSPGVTTVLSRLADILFVQIIRAHVAEAGEHSGPWLRALADPQIALVLQRIHEQPDAPWTVESLAREAAMSRSAFAARFTELVGEPVLAYLTRWRMVKAREWLAAPGASVSEVASRVGYTAEAAFAKAFKRVVGVGPGAFRKKAE from the coding sequence GTGACGGCGTTCGTCGCCGGTTGCTTCAGCCTGGACGAGGGTCCACGTCACCCGCTGCTGTCCTCGCTGCCGGACGTCATCCACCTGCGTGCGGACCGCCGTCAGTCCGCGGGAGGACTGGACGCGACGCTGCAGTTCATCGCGAGCGAGGCGGCCTCGCGGTCGCCGGGGGTGACGACAGTGCTGTCGAGGCTCGCGGACATCCTCTTCGTGCAGATCATCCGCGCGCACGTGGCCGAGGCGGGTGAGCACAGCGGCCCGTGGCTCCGAGCACTGGCGGACCCGCAGATTGCCCTCGTGCTCCAGCGCATCCACGAACAGCCGGATGCACCGTGGACGGTGGAGTCGCTCGCACGAGAGGCCGCCATGTCGCGCTCGGCCTTCGCCGCGCGCTTCACGGAGTTGGTGGGAGAGCCGGTGCTCGCATACCTGACGCGGTGGCGAATGGTGAAGGCGCGAGAGTGGCTCGCGGCACCGGGAGCCTCCGTGAGTGAGGTCGCTTCGCGCGTGGGCTACACGGCCGAAGCCGCGTTCGCCAAGGCCTTCAAGCGCGTGGTGGGCGTGGGGCCCGGCGCGTTCCGCAAGAAGGCGGAGTAG
- a CDS encoding pentapeptide repeat-containing protein, whose amino-acid sequence MRAEALAARWTTPDGQRRREQLIASGLRGPWREVLAGFPGTEALGDNLGDLRGIDLTQEELPGADLVRARLDGAQLEDCGLQDARLELATLSGASLRQARLERANLTACVALETCWDDASMEGAVLTASNLTRSSFRRARLRDARFDRATLQLADLRNADLRDTSLFLCDLEDALLTCARWAPERVYPHPNRNFVREARRAGYPSFVEPILMLGGFPGLLNLTNRRALLHIEAGVEASSNLDAELEALLKASDWRLHLVATAAVVLGGASARILTALWERLDHSRMTHPQLTVALLLRDADFEIRARERMRSPIPTRLETVTPHLSDVRACLEWGLQLRAGATSLPTPVPRGPVAYAQRWLLGLREQVDPSIQAQWSYTPPASD is encoded by the coding sequence ATGCGCGCGGAGGCACTTGCCGCGCGCTGGACGACTCCTGACGGTCAGCGTCGGCGCGAGCAGCTCATCGCGTCGGGCCTGCGAGGCCCATGGCGCGAGGTGCTGGCCGGGTTCCCTGGCACGGAGGCACTGGGGGACAACCTGGGCGACCTCCGCGGCATCGACCTGACGCAAGAGGAGTTGCCGGGAGCGGACCTCGTGAGGGCGCGGTTGGACGGTGCTCAACTGGAGGACTGCGGGCTCCAGGACGCACGGCTGGAGCTGGCGACACTGTCGGGGGCATCGCTGCGCCAGGCTCGGCTGGAGCGAGCGAACCTGACGGCCTGCGTGGCCCTGGAGACGTGCTGGGACGACGCCAGCATGGAGGGCGCGGTGCTCACAGCCTCCAACCTGACGCGAAGCTCCTTCCGCCGCGCACGCCTGCGTGATGCGCGGTTCGACAGGGCCACGTTGCAGCTCGCGGACCTGCGCAACGCGGACCTGCGGGACACGAGTCTGTTCCTCTGCGACTTGGAGGACGCGCTCCTCACGTGCGCCCGGTGGGCCCCTGAGCGGGTGTACCCGCATCCGAATCGGAACTTCGTGAGGGAGGCACGGCGTGCGGGATACCCGTCCTTTGTCGAGCCAATCCTGATGCTCGGCGGGTTTCCGGGCCTTCTCAACCTCACGAACCGCCGAGCCCTGCTTCACATCGAGGCGGGAGTGGAGGCCAGCTCCAACCTGGACGCGGAGCTGGAGGCTCTCTTGAAGGCGTCGGACTGGCGCCTGCATCTGGTCGCGACAGCGGCCGTGGTGCTGGGTGGAGCGAGCGCGCGCATTCTGACAGCCCTGTGGGAGCGCCTGGACCATTCGAGGATGACCCATCCGCAGCTCACGGTGGCGCTGCTCCTGCGGGACGCGGACTTCGAGATCCGCGCGCGAGAGCGGATGAGGTCTCCAATCCCGACCCGACTGGAGACCGTCACCCCCCACCTGAGCGACGTGCGAGCCTGCCTCGAGTGGGGCCTGCAATTGCGGGCGGGCGCCACCAGCTTGCCGACGCCAGTCCCACGGGGGCCGGTGGCGTACGCCCAGCGCTGGCTGTTGGGCCTGCGCGAGCAGGTGGACCCAAGCATCCAGGCGCAATGGAGCTACACGCCCCCTGCCTCCGATTGA
- the tsaE gene encoding tRNA (adenosine(37)-N6)-threonylcarbamoyltransferase complex ATPase subunit type 1 TsaE: MSTATRVTTVRLASPEETHALGVRLGGLLRPGDFVGLIGDLGAGKTHLVRGVAEGAEVPRSEVASPTFAIVYPYSGRIPLYHADLYRLTSYDDLYSTGFLDMVETGDGASLVEWLDRIPAAAPREHLRVTLRHGGGDVRELTAEAFGERAAELLGTWLP; encoded by the coding sequence ATGAGCACCGCAACGCGTGTCACGACTGTTCGGCTGGCGTCGCCCGAGGAGACGCATGCGCTTGGCGTGCGGCTGGGCGGGCTGCTGCGGCCGGGTGACTTCGTGGGGTTGATTGGCGACCTGGGCGCGGGGAAGACGCACCTGGTGCGCGGCGTGGCCGAGGGCGCTGAGGTGCCTCGCTCGGAGGTGGCCAGCCCCACTTTCGCGATTGTGTATCCGTACTCGGGAAGGATTCCGCTGTACCACGCGGACCTGTACCGGCTGACGAGCTACGACGACCTGTACTCCACTGGCTTCCTGGACATGGTGGAGACCGGGGACGGCGCCTCGCTGGTGGAGTGGCTGGACCGGATTCCGGCCGCTGCACCTCGTGAGCACCTGCGCGTGACGCTGCGACACGGGGGCGGGGATGTGCGCGAACTCACGGCCGAGGCGTTCGGTGAGCGGGCGGCGGAGCTGCTCGGCACGTGGCTGCCCTGA
- a CDS encoding cupin domain-containing protein produces the protein MDVLSDVTQAIRLKGLISGGLELAAPWGMRVPKREHPSFYAVARGNCVVEVEGVEGTHSLAGGDLFFLPRGTAHVIRDARRTRPQPYEKVMSCASRDGRPGSPGDGNGR, from the coding sequence GTGGATGTGCTATCGGACGTCACCCAGGCCATCCGCCTGAAGGGGCTCATCTCTGGAGGGCTGGAGCTCGCCGCGCCGTGGGGCATGCGCGTGCCGAAGCGGGAGCATCCGTCGTTCTACGCCGTCGCTCGCGGCAACTGCGTCGTCGAGGTGGAAGGCGTGGAGGGCACGCATTCGCTCGCGGGAGGAGACCTGTTCTTCCTGCCCCGAGGCACCGCGCACGTCATCCGCGACGCCCGGCGCACCCGGCCACAGCCCTACGAGAAGGTCATGTCCTGCGCGAGCCGTGACGGCCGACCGGGCTCCCCTGGAGATGGGAATGGTCGGTGA
- a CDS encoding DoxX family protein: protein MRKYVQWGLMGLLVVWMLYVGGGKALWMAPFSERMPAMHYGEAPTRLIGLLEVAGALALLFPRLRAPALLGLMLLMAGAIGSHWAAGHPFAGGAAATISFIVLAIALFVDRPELLRVLFTAPARSLSQSEAGGV from the coding sequence ATGCGCAAGTACGTGCAGTGGGGGCTGATGGGCCTGCTCGTGGTGTGGATGCTGTACGTGGGTGGCGGCAAGGCGCTGTGGATGGCGCCGTTCAGCGAGCGGATGCCCGCGATGCATTACGGCGAGGCGCCCACGCGCCTCATCGGTCTGCTGGAGGTAGCAGGCGCGCTGGCGCTCCTCTTCCCGCGCCTCCGGGCTCCGGCGCTGCTCGGACTGATGCTCTTGATGGCCGGCGCTATCGGCTCGCATTGGGCCGCGGGCCATCCCTTCGCGGGCGGGGCGGCGGCGACGATTTCCTTCATCGTGCTCGCCATCGCGTTGTTCGTGGACCGGCCGGAATTGCTTCGCGTGCTGTTCACCGCGCCCGCGCGCAGCCTGTCTCAATCGGAGGCAGGGGGCGTGTAG
- a CDS encoding pyridoxine 5'-phosphate synthase encodes MGQRLGVNVDHVATLRQARRTTYPDPVTAAAMAELAGAQQITIHLREDRRHIQDRDLRILRETVQTLLNLEMAATAEMVKIAYEHKPDVVTLVPERREELTTEGGLEVAGQREHVAKIIKNLKDGEIAVSLFIDPDLDQVRASHKVNADRIELHTGRYCEARNEKERARELARIVDAAKAGTKLGMGVAAGHGLNYDNVQAIARIAEIDELNIGHAIVARAVLVGFERAVREMLELMRNPG; translated from the coding sequence ATGGGACAGCGACTGGGTGTCAACGTGGACCACGTGGCGACGCTGCGTCAGGCGCGGCGGACCACGTACCCGGATCCGGTGACGGCGGCGGCCATGGCCGAGCTGGCCGGCGCGCAGCAGATCACCATCCACCTGCGTGAGGACCGGCGTCACATCCAGGACCGGGATTTGCGCATCCTCCGCGAGACGGTGCAGACGCTGCTGAATCTCGAGATGGCGGCCACCGCGGAGATGGTGAAGATCGCCTACGAGCACAAGCCGGACGTGGTGACGCTGGTGCCCGAGCGGCGCGAGGAGCTCACCACCGAAGGCGGCCTGGAAGTCGCGGGCCAGCGCGAGCACGTCGCGAAGATCATCAAGAACCTCAAGGACGGGGAGATTGCCGTCTCGCTGTTCATCGACCCGGACCTGGACCAGGTGCGCGCGTCGCACAAGGTGAACGCGGACCGCATCGAGCTGCACACCGGCCGCTACTGCGAGGCCCGCAACGAGAAGGAGCGCGCGCGGGAGTTGGCGCGAATCGTCGACGCGGCCAAGGCGGGCACGAAGCTGGGCATGGGCGTGGCCGCGGGCCACGGGCTCAACTACGACAACGTGCAGGCCATTGCCCGCATCGCCGAGATTGACGAGCTGAACATCGGCCACGCGATTGTCGCGCGCGCGGTGCTGGTGGGCTTCGAGCGGGCGGTGCGGGAGATGTTGGAACTGATGCGCAACCCGGGGTAG
- a CDS encoding class II glutamine amidotransferase, whose product MCRLFGFRSSTPAAVHPALVTEKNSLLIQSREHKDGWGIAAYGAEPLPLVAHGVGPAHSDPDFERVSSRVSSHTVVAHIRLASVGAVELRNSHPFHHGRWSFGHNGTLREFAKHRSAVEALISPSLRGHIKGTTDSERCFYLFLTRLAARHSPEHSVPVEGVARAVAETMSLVAALTDRPGVEGGPSAMNFLVTNGEVMVASRRNRTLLVSTGPTCGGTAALPQPGTQVPQFIVASESLCGGPYWAQVEEDDVIAVDARLVFHRWRVQELAGGNLFPPVNPGAPLNAA is encoded by the coding sequence ATGTGCCGACTCTTTGGATTTCGTTCATCGACGCCCGCCGCAGTCCACCCCGCCCTGGTGACGGAGAAGAACTCGCTCCTCATCCAGTCGCGCGAGCACAAGGACGGGTGGGGCATCGCCGCCTACGGTGCGGAGCCGCTGCCGCTGGTGGCCCACGGTGTGGGGCCCGCGCACAGCGACCCTGACTTCGAGCGGGTGAGCAGCCGTGTGTCGTCTCACACGGTGGTGGCGCACATCCGCCTCGCGTCGGTGGGCGCGGTGGAATTGCGCAACTCACACCCCTTCCACCATGGCCGCTGGTCCTTCGGTCACAACGGGACGCTGCGCGAGTTCGCGAAGCACCGGTCGGCCGTGGAAGCGCTCATCAGCCCGAGCCTGCGCGGCCACATCAAGGGCACCACGGACAGCGAGCGCTGCTTCTACCTCTTCCTCACCCGACTGGCGGCCAGGCACTCGCCCGAGCACTCGGTCCCCGTGGAGGGTGTGGCCCGCGCGGTGGCGGAGACGATGTCGCTGGTGGCGGCGCTCACGGACAGGCCTGGAGTGGAGGGTGGTCCCTCGGCGATGAACTTCCTCGTCACCAATGGCGAGGTGATGGTGGCCTCGCGCCGCAACCGCACGCTCCTCGTGTCCACGGGGCCGACGTGCGGGGGGACGGCGGCGCTGCCGCAGCCAGGCACGCAGGTGCCGCAGTTCATCGTCGCCAGTGAGTCGCTGTGCGGCGGGCCGTACTGGGCGCAGGTCGAGGAGGATGACGTCATCGCCGTGGACGCGCGCCTCGTCTTCCACCGCTGGCGCGTGCAGGAGCTGGCCGGGGGCAATCTGTTCCCGCCCGTGAATCCGGGCGCTCCGCTCAACGCGGCGTGA
- the hutI gene encoding imidazolonepropionase gives MGPLELLVRNTSEVLTLEGTHREKAETALTPRPGACVGLRAGRVAYVGPESGLPEGAVDGGTEVVDARGGFVGPGFVDPHTHLVFAGERSAEFDLRNQGATYLEIAKAGGGIVSTVRATRAASEDELVKLALPRLHRLMAHGVTVAEVKSGYGLDLENELKMLRVVRRLAGLTPVELVPTLLCAHAIPEEYRGRREDYVRLCIEEIIPAVAHEGLARFCDVFAEESAFTVDEARRILTAARALGMVPRLHADQLTACGASELAAELGAATADHLEQVTDSGLRALAEANVSAVLVPTSTLFLRMRPYAPGRRLRDAGINVALGSNVNPGSAMSENVALVLGLACLENGLSAAEAYWAATRGAAQSLGLQSHGRLAVGDPGDLVVFNCASYRHLPYHLGVGHARVVVKTGRVVVRQEMNSCA, from the coding sequence ATGGGTCCGTTGGAGCTGCTGGTCCGCAACACCTCCGAGGTGCTCACGCTGGAGGGCACCCACCGCGAGAAGGCCGAGACGGCCCTCACCCCGCGCCCCGGCGCCTGCGTGGGCCTGCGCGCGGGCCGCGTCGCCTACGTGGGGCCGGAGTCCGGGCTGCCCGAGGGCGCGGTGGATGGTGGCACCGAGGTCGTGGACGCACGCGGCGGCTTCGTAGGCCCCGGCTTCGTGGACCCGCACACGCACCTGGTCTTCGCCGGCGAGCGCTCCGCGGAGTTCGACCTGCGCAACCAGGGCGCCACGTACCTGGAAATCGCCAAGGCCGGAGGCGGCATCGTCAGCACGGTGCGCGCCACGCGCGCCGCCAGCGAGGACGAATTGGTGAAGCTCGCCCTGCCCCGCCTCCACCGGCTGATGGCGCACGGCGTGACGGTGGCGGAGGTGAAGAGCGGCTACGGGCTCGACCTGGAGAACGAGCTGAAGATGCTGCGCGTGGTGCGCCGGCTGGCGGGGCTGACGCCGGTGGAGCTGGTGCCCACGCTGCTGTGCGCGCACGCGATTCCGGAGGAGTACCGCGGCCGGCGCGAGGACTACGTCCGGCTCTGCATCGAAGAAATCATCCCCGCCGTGGCGCACGAGGGACTGGCGCGCTTCTGCGACGTCTTCGCGGAGGAGAGCGCCTTCACCGTGGACGAGGCCCGCCGCATCCTCACCGCCGCCCGCGCGCTGGGCATGGTGCCCCGCCTGCATGCGGACCAGCTCACCGCCTGTGGCGCCTCGGAGCTCGCGGCGGAGCTGGGCGCCGCCACGGCCGACCACCTGGAGCAGGTGACGGACTCGGGCCTGCGCGCGCTCGCGGAGGCCAACGTCAGCGCCGTACTCGTCCCCACCTCCACGCTGTTCCTGCGCATGCGCCCCTACGCCCCCGGGCGCAGGTTGCGTGATGCAGGTATCAACGTTGCTTTGGGTTCAAACGTAAATCCTGGCTCGGCCATGAGTGAAAACGTGGCCTTGGTGCTGGGATTGGCGTGTCTCGAAAACGGGCTGAGCGCCGCGGAGGCGTACTGGGCGGCCACCCGCGGGGCCGCGCAATCCTTGGGCCTCCAATCACATGGACGGTTGGCAGTGGGAGATCCAGGCGACCTGGTGGTCTTCAACTGTGCCTCGTACCGTCATCTGCCCTACCATCTAGGGGTAGGGCACGCGCGTGTGGTGGTGAAAACCGGGCGCGTCGTCGTCCGGCAGGAGATGAATTCCTGCGCGTGA
- the hutU gene encoding urocanate hydratase: MSRVIRAARGSTLSCKGWVQEAALRMLMNNLDPDVAENPQDLVVYGGTGKAARDWPSFDRIVSSLQSLGDEETLLVQSGKPVGIFRTHPDAPRVLIANSNLVGRWANWEHFHELEKKGLMMYGQMTAGSWIYIGTQGILQGTYETFAAAGRFHFGSEDLAGRLVLSGGLGGMGGAQPLAATMNNAVFLGVEIDPTRAQRRVETRYLDVVAKDLDEALALAKDAQQKRIGRSIAVIGNAASVFRELYRRGIKPDLVTDQTSAHDPLNGYIPTDLSLEAAAELRKRDPEGYVRRARESMIMHVEAMNDFQRAGSHVFDYGNNLRGQAQLGGMENAFEFPGFVPAYIRPLFCEGMGPFRWVALSGDPEDIRRTDRVVRELFPQKASLQRWLDMAGERIAFQGLPARICWLGYGERAKAGLAFNEMVRKGEVKAPIVIGRDHLDCGSVASPNRETEAMKDGTDAVADWPILNALVNAVNGASWVSFHHGGGVGMGYSLHAGQVIVADGTPEAARRIERVLTSDPGMGVLRHADAGYPEAIEVAKERGVKIPGITT, translated from the coding sequence ATGTCCCGCGTCATCCGTGCCGCCCGTGGTTCCACCCTCTCGTGCAAGGGCTGGGTCCAGGAGGCGGCACTCCGGATGTTGATGAACAACCTCGACCCGGACGTCGCCGAGAATCCCCAGGACCTCGTCGTCTACGGCGGCACCGGCAAGGCCGCTCGCGACTGGCCGTCCTTCGACCGCATCGTCTCCAGCCTCCAGAGCCTCGGTGACGAGGAGACGCTGCTCGTCCAGTCCGGCAAGCCGGTGGGCATCTTCCGGACGCACCCGGACGCGCCCCGCGTGCTCATCGCCAACTCCAACCTCGTGGGCCGCTGGGCCAACTGGGAGCACTTCCACGAGCTGGAGAAGAAGGGCCTGATGATGTACGGCCAGATGACCGCGGGCTCGTGGATCTACATCGGCACGCAGGGCATCCTCCAGGGCACCTACGAGACGTTCGCCGCCGCCGGCCGCTTCCACTTCGGCAGCGAGGACCTGGCCGGGCGCCTCGTGCTCTCTGGAGGCCTGGGTGGCATGGGCGGCGCGCAGCCGCTGGCCGCCACCATGAACAACGCCGTGTTCCTCGGCGTGGAAATCGACCCCACCCGCGCCCAGCGCCGCGTGGAGACGCGCTACCTGGACGTCGTCGCCAAGGACCTGGACGAGGCGCTCGCGCTGGCGAAGGACGCGCAGCAGAAGCGCATCGGCCGCTCCATCGCCGTCATCGGCAACGCGGCCTCCGTGTTCCGCGAGCTGTACCGCCGCGGCATCAAGCCCGACCTCGTCACCGACCAGACGAGCGCGCATGACCCGCTCAACGGCTACATCCCCACGGACCTGTCGCTGGAGGCCGCCGCCGAGCTGCGCAAGAGGGACCCGGAGGGCTACGTCCGCCGCGCTCGCGAGTCGATGATCATGCACGTGGAGGCGATGAACGACTTCCAGCGCGCCGGCAGCCACGTGTTCGACTACGGCAACAATCTGCGCGGCCAGGCGCAGCTGGGCGGCATGGAGAACGCCTTCGAGTTCCCCGGCTTCGTCCCCGCGTACATCCGCCCGCTCTTCTGCGAGGGCATGGGCCCGTTCCGCTGGGTGGCGCTCTCCGGAGACCCGGAGGACATCCGCCGCACGGACCGCGTGGTGCGCGAGCTGTTCCCCCAGAAGGCCTCGCTCCAGCGCTGGCTGGACATGGCGGGAGAGCGCATCGCCTTCCAGGGCCTGCCGGCGCGCATCTGCTGGCTGGGCTATGGCGAGCGCGCGAAGGCGGGCCTCGCCTTCAACGAGATGGTGCGCAAGGGCGAGGTGAAGGCCCCCATCGTCATCGGCCGGGACCACCTGGACTGCGGCTCGGTGGCGTCGCCCAACCGCGAGACGGAGGCGATGAAGGACGGCACGGACGCGGTGGCGGACTGGCCCATCCTCAACGCGCTGGTGAACGCCGTGAATGGCGCTTCGTGGGTGTCCTTCCACCACGGCGGCGGCGTGGGCATGGGCTACTCGCTGCACGCCGGCCAGGTCATCGTCGCGGACGGCACGCCCGAGGCCGCGCGCCGCATCGAGCGCGTGCTGACGAGCGACCCCGGCATGGGCGTGCTGCGCCACGCGGACGCGGGCTACCCGGAGGCCATCGAGGTGGCGAAAGAGCGCGGCGTGAAGATTCCCGGTATCACCACCTGA
- a CDS encoding NAD(P)H-hydrate dehydratase, which yields MLRVLTAAQMREAEQEAEARHGMPSALLMENAGRGLAEVARSVAGPDGRFTVLCGPGNNGGDGLVAARFLQEGGARVAVALVGDAAKLTPEAKRNLEALKGFGVVPRALTSLAESGHGDVVVDALFGTGLSRAPAGEFAEAIGAMARWRHAGAKVVAADVPSGLQSDTGEPFSPCVEADVTVAFGFLKPGQVLEPGASLCGRVRRVDIGMGGEAAKDLSGPRLFVVEEADARGTLPVRRADSHKGTYGHVLVVAGSRGKSGAAALVAKAALRSGAGLVTVAARGDALDTIQSHSAEIMGTPLDGSGPLGMGDLDALLAAADGKDALVIGPGIPRGPETGALIGELLSRLELPAVLDADALNAVATDLSVLRRAKAPVVLTPHPGEMARLTGKSTKAVQAHRLDVVKQLATALGVTVVLKGDRTLTAHPDGRVFINTTGNPGMATGGSGDVLSGITGALLAQGFPVPDVVWTAVYAHGLAGDLVAARRGQLGLIAGDLVEQGLCDLWVRWER from the coding sequence ATGTTGCGCGTCCTCACCGCAGCCCAGATGCGTGAAGCCGAGCAGGAGGCCGAAGCGCGCCACGGGATGCCCTCCGCGTTGCTGATGGAGAACGCGGGGCGGGGACTCGCGGAGGTGGCCCGGAGCGTGGCCGGTCCGGACGGGCGCTTCACGGTGCTGTGTGGCCCCGGGAACAACGGCGGGGATGGGCTGGTGGCGGCGCGCTTCCTCCAGGAGGGCGGGGCCCGCGTCGCGGTGGCACTGGTGGGTGATGCGGCGAAGCTGACGCCCGAAGCGAAGCGGAACCTGGAGGCGCTGAAGGGCTTCGGGGTGGTGCCTCGCGCGCTGACGTCGCTGGCGGAGTCGGGGCACGGCGACGTGGTGGTGGACGCGCTGTTCGGCACGGGGCTGAGCCGCGCGCCGGCGGGGGAGTTCGCGGAGGCGATTGGCGCGATGGCGCGCTGGCGGCACGCGGGGGCGAAGGTGGTGGCGGCGGACGTGCCCTCGGGGCTGCAGAGCGACACGGGCGAGCCCTTCTCGCCGTGCGTGGAGGCGGATGTCACGGTGGCCTTCGGCTTTCTCAAGCCGGGGCAGGTGCTGGAGCCCGGGGCCTCGCTGTGCGGACGGGTGCGGCGGGTGGACATCGGCATGGGCGGCGAGGCCGCGAAGGACCTGTCCGGCCCGAGGCTCTTCGTGGTGGAGGAGGCGGACGCGCGCGGCACGCTGCCGGTGCGCCGCGCGGACTCGCACAAGGGCACCTACGGGCACGTGCTGGTGGTGGCGGGGAGCCGGGGCAAGTCGGGCGCGGCGGCGCTGGTGGCGAAGGCGGCACTGCGCTCGGGGGCGGGGCTGGTCACGGTGGCGGCGCGCGGGGATGCGCTGGACACGATTCAGTCGCACTCGGCGGAAATCATGGGCACGCCCCTGGACGGGTCGGGGCCGCTGGGAATGGGCGACCTGGACGCGCTGCTGGCTGCTGCGGATGGCAAGGATGCGCTCGTCATCGGGCCCGGCATTCCTCGCGGCCCGGAGACGGGCGCGCTGATTGGCGAGCTGCTGTCGCGGTTGGAGTTGCCCGCGGTGCTGGACGCGGATGCACTCAACGCGGTGGCCACGGACTTGTCCGTGCTGCGGCGGGCGAAGGCGCCGGTGGTGCTCACGCCGCATCCGGGCGAGATGGCACGGCTGACGGGGAAGTCGACGAAGGCGGTCCAGGCGCACCGGCTGGACGTGGTGAAGCAGTTGGCCACGGCGCTCGGAGTGACGGTGGTGCTGAAGGGCGACCGGACGCTGACGGCCCATCCCGATGGACGCGTGTTCATCAACACCACGGGGAACCCGGGCATGGCCACGGGCGGCTCGGGGGACGTGCTGTCGGGCATCACGGGGGCGCTGCTGGCGCAGGGTTTCCCGGTGCCGGATGTGGTGTGGACGGCGGTGTACGCGCACGGGCTCGCGGGCGACCTGGTGGCGGCGCGGCGGGGGCAGCTCGGGTTGATTGCTGGAGACCTGGTGGAGCAGGGGCTCTGTGATTTGTGGGTCCGGTGGGAACGATGA
- a CDS encoding holo-ACP synthase, with translation MGIVGLGLDICSISRIQRIMEGPRAEAFLNRVYTQAERELCGGRHDAASAYAARWAAKEALVKALGAPPGIRWKDMEVRRDGGPPYFALSGVALEVMEARGLEAFLALSHDAGVAAATVVLQKKGE, from the coding sequence ATGGGAATCGTCGGCCTCGGCCTCGACATCTGCTCCATCTCCCGCATCCAGCGCATCATGGAGGGCCCGCGCGCCGAGGCCTTCCTGAACCGCGTGTACACGCAAGCCGAGCGGGAGCTGTGCGGCGGGCGGCATGACGCGGCCAGCGCGTACGCGGCGCGGTGGGCCGCGAAGGAAGCGCTGGTGAAGGCGCTGGGCGCGCCTCCGGGCATCCGGTGGAAGGACATGGAGGTGCGAAGGGACGGCGGGCCGCCGTACTTCGCTCTTTCCGGCGTGGCGCTCGAGGTGATGGAGGCGCGGGGACTGGAGGCCTTCCTCGCGCTGTCGCATGACGCCGGCGTGGCCGCGGCCACGGTGGTGCTCCAGAAGAAAGGGGAGTGA